Proteins from a genomic interval of Paenibacillus sp. FSL R5-0623:
- a CDS encoding HpcH/HpaI aldolase/citrate lyase family protein — MSLEEEDTLFFSSPVSFNHRTSKDLLAYAVGAALYMPATRAHIADDIINGKHEGLTTIIIDLEDAVGDDQVEFAEQCLVQHLTQLMTYMETGMLSQDQMPLLFARVRSPQQLERLIDTLGELVSMLTGVALPKFCVGNGRAYFDQIRKYNQRKPDHYPVLYGMPILETASIIYRETRWETLLGLRNILDEHVEYVLNVRIGATDFSSLFGLRRSPELTIYDIATIRDCISDIINLFGRMDKPYVISGPVWEYFSQRERVFKPQLRQTPFEETLGKSGLHLRMKYITNTMDGLMREVMMDKENGIVGKTIIHPSHIKPVQAMYVVTHEEYSDAQDIIARNDGSLGVFKSNYYNKMNEIKPHLSWANRILIRSQIYGVLHEQQHFVGLLPKHEQQHNYVPNS, encoded by the coding sequence TTGAGTCTGGAAGAAGAAGATACTTTATTTTTCTCTTCACCCGTCTCGTTCAATCACCGGACTTCCAAAGATCTACTGGCATATGCTGTTGGGGCTGCTTTATATATGCCCGCGACGCGCGCACATATCGCGGACGACATTATAAATGGTAAGCATGAAGGTCTGACGACCATTATTATTGATCTGGAGGACGCTGTAGGTGACGACCAAGTAGAGTTTGCCGAGCAGTGCCTGGTACAGCATCTAACTCAACTGATGACTTATATGGAGACAGGCATGCTGAGTCAGGATCAAATGCCTCTTCTGTTTGCTCGTGTACGTTCACCACAACAGTTGGAACGTCTGATTGATACGTTGGGAGAATTGGTGTCCATGCTGACAGGTGTGGCTTTGCCCAAGTTTTGTGTGGGCAATGGAAGAGCCTATTTTGACCAGATCCGCAAGTATAATCAACGGAAACCGGATCATTATCCCGTTCTCTATGGAATGCCCATATTGGAAACAGCTTCAATTATATATCGGGAGACACGTTGGGAGACCTTACTGGGCCTTCGAAACATCCTTGATGAACATGTTGAATATGTGCTCAATGTACGCATTGGTGCGACCGATTTCTCCAGCTTGTTTGGACTACGCCGAAGTCCTGAATTGACCATATACGATATCGCCACGATCCGTGACTGCATCTCGGATATTATCAATCTGTTTGGGCGAATGGACAAGCCGTATGTGATCTCAGGTCCTGTCTGGGAATATTTCAGTCAGCGGGAGCGCGTGTTCAAACCTCAATTACGACAGACTCCATTCGAAGAAACCCTGGGCAAATCAGGGCTGCATCTGAGAATGAAATATATTACGAACACAATGGATGGATTGATGCGTGAAGTCATGATGGACAAGGAAAATGGAATTGTTGGCAAAACGATCATTCATCCTTCTCATATTAAGCCCGTACAAGCGATGTACGTTGTTACACATGAAGAATATTCCGATGCCCAAGACATCATCGCCCGTAATGACGGTAGCCTGGGTGTGTTCAAAAGTAATTACTATAACAAAATGAATGAGATTAAACCACACTTGAGCTGGGCGAATCGAATTCTAATCCGATCACAAATATATGGGGTGTTACATGAACAGCAGCATTTTGTCGGGCTCTTGCCCAAACATGAGCAACAACACAACTACGTTCCCAATTCTTGA
- a CDS encoding TerD family protein, giving the protein MAISVVKGQKSDLTKTNPGLSRLTVGIGWEAASGVELDTSAFLLGSDNKVAGDEDFIFYNQPSTSFITYMDGGQIGGEKKQFSIDLGKIPARIEKIAFSLTIHDGEARRHHFGQVQHGFLRFANAATGQEVMRYDLGSGFTVETAIVIGELYRHNGEWKFNAIGSGFAGGLNALCANFGVDVDGGSDAAPTTSTVPPTAAPTPPPPAPEPTPAPVNSINFSKIELKKKGDTINLKKNAGGLGEILINLNWNQQGSKGLFGRSKSVDLDLGCLFEMKDGTRDVIQALGQTFGSLNRFPYIALDGDDRTGSVKTGENLRINGARISEIERILVFTYIYGGVANWSQVDGVVTIQQKDGPDIIVRMNEYGSPLGMCGIAMLRNVNNETFSIERIVQFYNGHQALDEAHDWGMQWVAGRK; this is encoded by the coding sequence ATGGCGATTTCTGTCGTGAAAGGCCAGAAGAGTGATCTGACCAAAACCAATCCGGGCTTGTCCCGTCTAACGGTAGGCATTGGTTGGGAGGCAGCCTCGGGTGTGGAGCTGGACACATCAGCATTCCTTCTGGGCTCAGACAATAAAGTGGCTGGAGATGAAGATTTTATCTTCTATAATCAGCCCTCTACCTCGTTCATCACGTATATGGATGGTGGACAGATTGGTGGCGAGAAGAAACAGTTCTCCATTGATCTTGGCAAAATCCCTGCCCGAATTGAGAAAATCGCCTTCAGCCTGACGATTCATGACGGTGAAGCACGACGCCATCATTTTGGACAGGTTCAGCATGGTTTTCTACGGTTTGCCAATGCAGCTACAGGTCAGGAAGTGATGAGATATGATCTGGGAAGCGGGTTTACAGTGGAGACCGCGATTGTCATTGGTGAATTGTATCGCCATAACGGAGAATGGAAGTTCAATGCAATAGGGTCGGGTTTTGCAGGTGGTTTGAATGCACTCTGCGCTAACTTTGGTGTAGATGTGGATGGTGGATCAGACGCTGCGCCAACCACATCAACCGTTCCCCCGACAGCTGCACCGACTCCACCACCCCCGGCACCAGAACCTACGCCTGCTCCTGTGAATTCGATCAATTTCAGCAAAATTGAATTGAAGAAGAAGGGAGACACCATTAACCTCAAGAAAAATGCGGGGGGACTTGGTGAAATCCTGATTAACCTGAACTGGAATCAACAGGGCAGCAAAGGGTTATTTGGTCGCAGCAAGAGTGTGGATCTGGACTTGGGCTGCCTGTTCGAGATGAAGGATGGTACACGAGATGTGATTCAGGCCTTGGGACAGACGTTTGGTTCACTGAACCGTTTCCCTTATATTGCACTGGATGGGGATGACCGGACGGGATCTGTTAAGACGGGAGAAAATCTGCGGATTAATGGTGCACGTATCTCGGAAATTGAGCGCATCTTGGTATTTACCTATATTTATGGTGGTGTGGCCAACTGGTCTCAAGTAGACGGTGTGGTAACTATCCAGCAGAAGGACGGCCCGGATATCATTGTGCGAATGAATGAATATGGGAGCCCGCTTGGCATGTGTGGCATCGCGATGTTACGCAATGTGAACAATGAGACATTCAGTATTGAACGAATCGTGCAGTTCTATAATGGGCATCAGGCGTTGGACGAGGCTCATGATTGGGGAATGCAGTGGGTTGCGGGAAGAAAATAA
- a CDS encoding TerD family protein, whose translation MTISLAKGQRIDLTKTNPGLTRVVVGLGWDTNKYSGGVDFDLDASAFLLYEDGKAKGTDDFVFYNNPSGGAGSVTHTGDNRTGEGDGDDEQVVVDFSKIPAHIHRIGITVTIYDGDGRGQNFGQVSNAFVRVVDAANDREVLRFDLGEDYSTETAVVFCEFYRAGADWKFQAVGSGFTGGLSALCKNYGLDAQ comes from the coding sequence ATGACGATCAGTCTTGCCAAAGGACAACGTATTGACCTGACTAAGACGAATCCAGGCCTTACCCGTGTGGTGGTTGGTTTAGGTTGGGACACAAACAAATATAGTGGTGGAGTCGATTTTGACCTGGACGCTTCGGCTTTTTTGTTGTACGAAGATGGAAAAGCCAAAGGTACGGATGACTTTGTTTTTTACAACAATCCAAGCGGCGGTGCGGGTTCAGTGACACATACCGGTGACAATCGTACGGGTGAGGGTGACGGCGATGATGAGCAAGTTGTCGTTGATTTCAGTAAAATCCCTGCGCACATTCACCGGATTGGTATTACCGTAACCATCTATGATGGAGATGGACGAGGGCAGAATTTTGGACAAGTCTCCAATGCTTTTGTTCGTGTTGTAGATGCTGCAAATGATCGGGAAGTGCTTCGGTTCGACCTCGGAGAGGACTATTCCACAGAAACAGCTGTGGTGTTCTGTGAGTTTTACCGTGCAGGTGCAGATTGGAAATTCCAGGCGGTAGGTAGCGGCTTCACAGGTGGATTATCTGCTTTATGCAAAAATTACGGACTGGATGCACAATAA